The Malus sylvestris chromosome 8, drMalSylv7.2, whole genome shotgun sequence genomic interval CCTTGGCAGATGAAGTGTCAGTGGCGCCGACTACAAACCCATTTGCAGCAGCCGCCGCAGCCTCTGCCATGGCTTTTCTCGCTTTCCTCTGTCGGATTCCACATGCATTGCACAGCGACTGCAACAAACACATATACACACAGATGAATAGACTTAATTCAAGAGCATATTATATCTAGCCAAACATGTATTTTCTTATTTATCTATTGTCAAACAGTAAATTAATTTGAACCATTAGTCATGTTTATTCTTGTGTCAGTATGTTCGGTTCAGATTCAGTCTCACAATATAAAAATCTTACAGACAGTAACTACCTTGGGGCCGCGAGGACCGCTCCTCCAAAGTGGCGTTGTGTTTGTGTTACAGTCAGAACAAACCCTAACAGCTGGAGTAGTTTTGTTGTTATTTCTGGAAAAGCTGGTTTCGTCACTGTTTTCTTGATACTGAACAACTCGGAATTTATGCTCAGCTATCTCCGCAGCTGCAGGTATATGATTTCCAGTGGTACCGGCCGGCGCGAGATCCGGGTTGGTCATCTCTTGCATCAACCCCATCTTGGAGGACATCCATTTTACTGCCCTTGGCctaatattattattactttTACCCTCCTCTTCTCCTCCTCTACCATTGATCTCCCTTTCATGATCAGCATATGCCGACATTAATCTATGGTCCTTGTTGCCTATAACGTCCACCACATGAGGCTGAACTAAAGAAGATGACTTGGATGCTTGATCATAAGTTCTTGTTCCACAATCCCGTATGTGCTTATCAGCctgagataaaaataaataaataaataaataaaaatataaaaaatataaaaaaaaaaaacaaacgtgGCTTTTGGCGTCTCGTACAAAAGTCTTTATTAACTTACTAATTAACTGATTAACAATTTATCTAATGTAATTATGAGTGTGTGTCGTACATGCATGTGACAATCATACAATGATACAAAACACTAAAAATTAGAGAACGAATATCGCTTTTGGAGTCTCGGACAAAAAATCAatcttatatatgtatatagatGGTAGCTAATTCTGGAGAACGAATAATTCATTTGCCTATTAGTTTTAACTTTTATCTAAGAAAAACCCatcaaaattaatcaattatgaGATCATCAGATCACAGAAGTACCAAGTTTGATCATGGACTCGTGAAGAATCAATTAAAGGAAGATCGAGCTATatgaaaatttaattaagaTAATTAAGTTTAATATATATGTTCGTAGCTATATGGCTAGGTTTTCTTACCTTGTGATGGTATAATAGTGATTGATCATGACCAAGAGTAGTGGTAGTAGTAGTAGTGCTAGAACTCCCAGCTCTTTGATCTTCAAAGGAGTCGAAGAAAGTAGGAAATGATGAGATCAGAGAAGAACATGATGAAGCTGCAGCTTGATTAGTATATGATGATGATATAAAAAGTTTCAGGCGTTGTTCCTGATCATTTGCTTGCTCGACATGGGAGAAAGGAGAGGGTGGTGGGTTCAGATAGACTGGAGTCATcatgtgagggagagagaaagagagagatctagagagagggagagagatctagagagagaaagagagggagagagatctAGGGCGAGAAAGAGAGGGGTTAAAAGGGTGTTGTGTGTCGAGTGTCCAGCAAGGGAGGACAATATGAGATAGGGTAAAGGCTGATCAAAAGGTCCTGAGATATTCTGAAATCTTATAAGAGAGAAAGAGCAAGAACccgaatagagagagagagagagagagagagagagagagagagagagctgaaaGGCATTCACGTGACATCGTGTCAAGAGGACTCAGATAGATAGATAAacaagctgctgctgctgcaagaAAATGACAAATACAAAGGAGGTGTTGACTGCTACTACTCGCGATGGCACTCCAGTACAGTATGTATGACAAACCCTATTAATTTTCTGCGGTTTTCACCCCCCACTATTTTATacaacttgaaaataaaaacttcttcaaatacatacatacaacACACAACATGTAAAACTTTACCGCATGTAAAAATCTATTTATCATGTGCGTGTGGTGTGAGTGTGTGGGTCTTAGCTAGGGTTTTAGAGGTTCAAGTATCTATAATCATCACTGTTATTCCTCTGTGCACTGTTAACATCTTCTAAGTAAACTCTTACAAGTAGTGACCGCCAATACACTTTTTTTCTTGTTTAGAGTATACGTAATAAGATCTTAATCTTTTCGTAATAATAATACAATCTTATTCCACTTCTCAAACTGGCAATAGCTAGAAGATCTTATATATGtattgtttttccaatttcgagTTTAAACTCTGAGCGTTCACAATTCAGTCTAACTAATATGTGAGGATATAGAAATGTGTCACATGGATGGTTGGGAAGGTTTCAGCCAATTAGATCTTGTAACAGCCTAATATATGCTCGGCAACAAAGTGAAATTTCAACTTCCTTCAATATATAAATATTAGTACTCAGAGAAATTAAACCTAGAAAACTGTTCAGATATATATGAAGAGATGGGTATGGAATGGAATGTATATGGATAGCCTATTTGCATATGGGAGCGTCTCTCATGATCTCATCCTTAACTTAACCTTGCCAAAACTCATCAAATGCTGGCACAGGCTACAGGCAGTgacaacctctctctctctctctctctcagacacCCCCCCCCACCACCACCCTGCCATCACCCTCGAATTTACTTTCAATTTCTGGTATTTTTCTGATATTTTCATTGCTCATCTTTATATTTCAATCTCCCtctgtccctttttttttttaggaaaactaacgaaaagttcaaaaaaacttctcttttcacgaaaaatcatttttaaaggtatagtaaaTAATGTTagttaaaagtaaaaatatggttttttgttaaaagtgaacagtatatgaagtattttgttaaaacttcctttttcttttttttctcactGATGACCAGGTCACATGGAGCAAGCAATGATTACTTCATCTGAAGGATATATGAAGGCAATTTCATTAAATTCATTTATTTAGTCGTCTCACAAGATTTTTCCGTTAATTCTTGTCCGTTTCTATTTCATTTTCCCCAATACATACATCGTCAGAGAAAAATCGTTGCCGCATTTTATAAGATCACATTTGGTTTATACAGTGGTGCAGGACCAGGGGACCCCTTTTAAATCTAAAGCTGGCTGCGAGCACAATACCACTTGATGAGGTTTGTTCCACGGACAAAGGATTGTCTGCACTCCTTGTTCCCGTGCCCTTCTATGtcttcctgtttgtgtggtcactgTTAAGTcaagtcaacattttatattactattcatttttgtcttattatctctataaaaaaacaatataaaatgttgacgtggtttaacagTAACCACACAAAGTAAGAGAGCACGGGAACAAGAAGCGCAGACaatctttgtccttgttccacAGTTTAACAATATATTGTTTTAGCTACTCCCGAATTAataaattttgttcaaaaaagcAGTATAAACTCCACATCTACAGTACACACATACAGAAAAAAATTACCCCAAGTTACATgcatgttaaaaaaattaatcggCAAAGAGTGGTAATATTCTCAAAATCGTGTGTCTGGATGAGGTACTTTAAAGTTCCATGAAACTAGTATATATAAATTTGTTAGGAATGAAGTACAAAAATTTGATTGAGGGATTTGAAAATGCCAAGATGCAATACAtttgagaaaattttcaattaaatgaTTCTCAAAAACATGTTGTTCAAAAAGTTATTTGTTTACCTTGTTTGTAGTGCATATGTAATCTTTAGTAGAAGAATTCTAGTACTTAAGCACAATTGagtctaaattttttttggtaGGTAAAAGTTCGTCATCCAAACATAAGGTCGAGAACTTATGCTAGACTTTCATCCTTGGAATCACTTGAATCTTGATCACACCCCATGAAATTATCTTGTTCGTACAATTAGTTATCGATTCCTATATCTAGTATGGCTTACTTCTTTTCCTCAACCATAACCATCATATCGATCGGATCCCATCTTATATATTTAACACTATCTCGATCActaagagaagaagaagaagaatacaaATAGTGCTATCTAGATTCCTAATCACGACCATGAAATACCTAATCATGATCACAAAAGCTTAAAAAATCAACATCTTCGTTGTAATTCATGAATTTATGAGATCAAGAAACATGCTACGTAATATGAGTTGTGTGAGTAAGTAGTGTGCACGAATGTTTGAAGTTGATTGCTTGATTAATATTGTCATCATACCGCTACAGATCTATACATTATATATTTGTACATAGATCTCAGTTGATCATAATATATATCATTTAGCATGCAACAAAAATATGGGGGATGATTTTATATAGGAATGTAGTTATCATCAAAATCTTGGTTTTGTAATTggagagaaatttttagttgtgatgggaaTACAAGTAATAAACCACTTGTTTTAATAGGAATGGGgggaaatttattttttaagttattaactttttagcacacatatcccaccatttgtttAATGACACGTAATGTACCACTCCATGtaccgatcacactgaaaaatctcttgtaATTGGGTGGACAATTTGAGCTACGTGACACGACGACTCCTTGTGTCGTTGCTTGGTGGGCATGCATGCATCGCTGTGTTTTGGCTTAAACCGTGTGGTAGCTTACCAAACcacaaactaaatattcatCTCCAGCCTCACAATTCGTTATCTTTACAAATTAGTGGAAAATTCGATTAAGTTAtattatgggtaaattacagtTTATCTCTTCAGATTTGAGATCGATTGCAACTATATACAAtatttttataacattttaatttcatacatttattttaattttatttcaatttcatacattccgttaaaaattctGTTAAGTACACTGTTAATTGATGACGTGTCAATCAAATTTgttcacataaataaaaaataataaacaaataaagttTTTAtcatttaaataaaataaaaaatgagtgaGCCCCACGCCCTTCAATTCTTTGTCATCCCTCACATCCGCCATTGACGACCTCCCCCTTTCCGACCTCCCACCCCCCTCTTCGACCTCCCCATGCTCACCACTACAATCAGAAGGGCCTCATCTTCCCCCTCCCTCTGTTCCCGATGCTCTCCAGCAACCTCTCTCTATCTCACGGTTGCTCCCTCGGCGAACTAAAATTCGACGATCTGGCCCACCTCCAAGCTTCTGCAACTTCTACATTTCTCTTCCATGGTGCAAGTCGAATCCCAAGCTTTCctcagagcaactccacccttggagccctccccctggcaatccactattcaatccacctagtgaacagtaactgcccttaataaatagtaattgtcatttgcatctccac includes:
- the LOC126631576 gene encoding GATA transcription factor 21-like, producing the protein MMTPVYLNPPPSPFSHVEQANDQEQRLKLFISSSYTNQAAASSCSSLISSFPTFFDSFEDQRAGSSSTTTTTTTLGHDQSLLYHHKADKHIRDCGTRTYDQASKSSSLVQPHVVDVIGNKDHRLMSAYADHEREINGRGGEEEGKSNNNIRPRAVKWMSSKMGLMQEMTNPDLAPAGTTGNHIPAAAEIAEHKFRVVQYQENSDETSFSRNNNKTTPAVRVCSDCNTNTTPLWRSGPRGPKSLCNACGIRQRKARKAMAEAAAAAANGFVVGATDTSSAKGKVANKEKKPRGSHSKNKSKLIVTDTPSVSPNNKINSNNNKICFKGLGFQRVFPQDVAEAAILLMELSCGLINHS